In Penaeus monodon isolate SGIC_2016 chromosome 8, NSTDA_Pmon_1, whole genome shotgun sequence, one DNA window encodes the following:
- the LOC119576186 gene encoding uncharacterized protein LOC119576186, translating into MINVTKQMTNTHLPFASPPPPPPQAPRDPSSERDEYNCAVQSPNFPGLYPRHVTCHYLIRQTRYVPFARPLISILQEDPLKFNVKDRSALPNQGSSSKGLQIWGACDLVHDHLLVYDGNSTDAPLFLKVCGSGALPPITSTGPDMLIVFSTSRFDEPTQETLMPRTLGFELDVKVNYLSMDSREFARNRQCTFHIFGANNASGEVTSVVNTQPQNSSCVYLFHGEPHEVVWVHFRKYEIAPRMGHYTGNITECINPLQIYDGNFFDPSTPYGSPRRAKLIQEHCTTRPPPMCAREYLPSRPGLAAPVKACTRNESYVASGPKLTVVQHYNESTAALAMDFILRYEFVNTRPGYQPTNGSECDFEAISDGYSLRTGRVFSPRTSVLYGRWGRKKLSCQYRLTAHSDEVVRVTITKFHSVSRSCVTTTNNFTKGYDCDNLSGQTASLVLSEYPWQDIEVPRLCTCDYSAIPIEYESKSQEVRLKFEVDNMDDNHDYMDFMFEAQYEFIKKSSCKKVQRLQGTNGQIVFQRANKTEDKPCDSYPWLLQTSDAEKSIYFRIRGYDHIDKNCSTSTRLLVFKVGRLRPVGVLCPDPTSKNVVELFSFAWQGSGTLVEQSTDKLVLEVSGRDPTRDLGPHTLSWLQVSPARQYDWSAEGIVRGCQQECPELGVCISEDLWCDGIHHCPSGHDELIAHCFFLSVPWAYIGVGSALSILFLVGVTVYGAARLRASDHKTHQHQPIPTLPTASESLFSSDKDAAERDGGVTSAYSLDYSEVDYVTTL; encoded by the exons ATGATAAACGTAACCAAACAAATGACTAACACCCAtctcccctttgcctccccccctcccccacccccgcagGCACCCCGCGACCCATCTTCCGAACGCGACGAGTACAACTGCGCCGTTCAGAGCCCCAACTTCCCCGGCCTCTACCCCCGCCACGTCACCTGCCACTACCTCATCAGGCAAACCCGCTACGTCCCCTTCGCCCGCCCCCTCATCAGCATCCTGCAGGAGGACCCGCTCAAGTTCAACGTCAAGGACCGCTCCGCTCTGCCCAACCAGGGGTCCTCCTCGAAGGGACTGCAG ATCTGGGGCGCGTGCGACCTGGTGCACGACCACCTGCTGGTGTACGACGGGAACTCGACGGACGCGCCGCTGTTCCTGAAGGTGTGCGGCTCGGGCGCGCTCCCGCCCATCACCTCGACGGGGCCCGACATGCTGATCGTGTTCAGCACCTCCCGCTTCGACGAGCCGACGCAGGAGACGCTGATGCCGCGGACGCTCGGCTTCGAGCTGGACGTGAAGGTCAACTACCTGAGCATGGACTCGCGGGAGTTCGCGCGCAACCGCCAGTGCACGTTCCACATCTTCGGCGCGAACAACGCCAGCGGCGAGGTGACGTCGGTGGTGAACACGCAGCCGCAGAACTCGTCGTGCGTGTACCTGTTCCACGGCGAGCCGCACGAGGTGGTGTGGGTGCACTTCCGCAAGTACGAGATCGCGCCGCGCATGGGCCACTACACCGGCAACATCACCGAGTGCATCAACCCGCTGCAGATCTACGACGGCAACTTCTTCGACCCCAGCACGCCCTACGGGTCGCCGCGGCGCGCTAAGCTCATCCAGGAGCACTGCACGACGCGGCCGCCGCCCATGTGCGCGCGCGAGTACCTCCCGTCGCGCCCCGGCCTGGCCGCGCCCGTCAAGGCCTGCACGAGGAACGAGAGCTACGTGGCCAGCGGACCCAAGCTGACCGTCGTGCAGCACTACAACGAGTCGACGGCCGCGCTCGCCATGGACTTCATCCTCAGGTACGAGTTCGTCAACACCCGCCCGGGCTACCAGCCGACCAACGGGAGCGAGTGCGACTTCGAGGCCATCAGCGACGGCTACTCGCTGCGCACGGGCCGCGTGTTCTCGCCGCGGACGTCGGTGCTCTACGGCAGGTGGGGCCGCAAGAAGCTCTCGTGCCAGTACCGCCTCACGGCCCACAGTGACGAGGTGGTGCGCGTCACCATCACCAAGTTCCACAGCGTCTCGCGCTCCTgcgtcaccaccaccaacaacttCACCAAAGGCTACGACTGCGACAACCTCTCCGGCCAGACGGCGTCGCTGGTGCTGTCCGAATACCCTTGGCAGGACATCGAAGTCCCGAGACTCTGCACGTGCGACTACTCGGCCATTCCCATCGAATACGAATCGAAGTCACAAGAGGTGCGCCTCAAATTTGAAGTCGACAACATGGATGACAATCACGACTACATGGACTTCATGTTTGAGGCTCAGTACGAGTTCATAAAGAAGTCCTCTTGCAAAAAGGTGCAGAGGCTGCAAGGCACCAACGGCCAGATTGTGTTCCAGAGAGCCAACAAGACGGAGGACAAGCCGTGCGACAGCTACCCGTGGCTGCTGCAGACGTCCGACGCCGAGAAGTCGATATACTTCAGAATACGAGGCTACGACCACATCGACAAGAACTGCTCCACCTCCACCCGCCTGCTGGTGTTCAAGGTGGGGCGGCTGCGGCCCGTCGGCGTCCTGTGCCCCGACCCGACCAGCAAGAACGTCGTGGAGCTCTTCAGCTTCGCCTGGCAGGGCTCGGGCACCCTGGTGGAGCAGTCGACGGACAAGCTGGTGCTGGAGGTGTCGGGGCGCGACCCGACCCGGGACCTGGGGCCGCACACGCTCTCCTGGCTGCAGGTGTCGCCGGCCAGGCAGTACGACTGGTCGGCCGAGGGCATCGTGCGCGGCTGCCAGCAGGAGTGCCCCGAGCTGGGCGTGTGCATCAGCGAGGACCTGTGGTGCGACGGCATCCACCACTGCCCCTCGGGCCACGACGAGCTCATCGCCCACTGCTTCTTCCTGTCGGTGCCATGGGCGTACATCGGCGTGGGCTCGGCGCTGAGCATCCTCTTCCTGGTGGGCGTGACGGTGTACGGCGCCGCCAGACTGCGGGCGTCCGACCACAAGACGCACCAGCACCAGCCCATCCCGACGCTGCCCACGGCCTCCGAGTCCCTGTTCTCCTCCGACAAGGACGCGGCGGAGCGGGACGGCGGCGTCACCTCCGCCTACAGCCTGGACTACAGCGAGGTGGACTACGTCACGACGTTATGA